In the Euphorbia lathyris chromosome 5, ddEupLath1.1, whole genome shotgun sequence genome, one interval contains:
- the LOC136229927 gene encoding stemmadenine O-acetyltransferase-like has protein sequence MKMETKIISKEFIKPSSPTPYHLRHLHFSFLDQFHPHIFVPFIYFYPKKSLTNSERSKLLKKSLSKVLTIFYPAAGRVRNSYIDCNDEGLLFVEAKVNCELSDVLRDRNLNNNNCFVPPRLHDLAGCSQITFFNCGGIALSLSLSHKVCDLLSFITFLNCWTSIARRDMDTDTGRSADMINNIPPFGSAKLFPPMDEKLVAKAFMFNNATIADLKAQYTAINGRRLSRVEALTDFICSRFMEATQHKNKKYRVTQAVNLRTRMDPPFPMLSFGNYSIPHDSTSSVNAEFIKKLQTKDEQINFLKRTFENFSKEEVVSFSFTSLINIPLHDIDFGWGKPLWTTVTAMSTKNVIILLPIKDGLGIEALFTSKEEDMAKFELDNQLLQYVSTPTLKLDAHSRL, from the exons ATGAAGATGGAAACAAAGATCATCTCCAAAGAATTTATCAAGCCATCTTCTCCAACACCATATCACCTCCGCCATCTCCATTTTTCCTTTCTTGATCAATTCCATCCccatattttcgtgccttttatttatttctacCCTAAAAAATCATTAACAAACTCAGAAAGAAGTAAGCTATTGAAGAAATCATTATCAAAGGTTTTAACTATATTCTACCCAGCTGCAGGGCGTGTTAGAAACTCCTACATAGACTGCAACGATGAAGGTCTCCTATTCGTCGAAGCCAAAGTTAATTGTGAACTTTCGGATGTTCTTCGAGACCGAAACCTTAATAACAACAACTGTTTTGTTCCTCCTCGGCTCCATGACCTGGCAG gTTGTAGCCAGATCACCTTCTTCAATTGTGGTGGAATAGCCCTTTCATTGTCATTGTCGCATAAAGTTTGCGACCTTTTGTCATTCATTACGTTCCTAAACTGTTGGACATCCATTGCTAGACGAGACATGGACACGGACACGGGCAGGAGTGCTGATATGATTAACAATATTCCTCCTTTTGGTTCAGCTAAGCTGTTTCCACCTATGGAC GAAAAACTCGTGGCCAAGGCCTTCATGTTCAATAATGCTACAATTGCAGACCTGAAAGCTCAATATACCGCGATTAATGGTAGAAGGTTGTCGCGTGTGGAGGCGTTAACTGACTTTATCTGCAGTCGATTCATGGAGGCAACTCAGCACAAGAATAAGAAGTATAGGGTGACACAAGCAGTGAACTTGCGGACAAGGATGGATCCGCCATTTCCCATGCTTTCGTTTGGGAACTATTCGATTCCCCATGATTCAACATCAAGTGTAAATGCGGAGTTTATAAAGAAGCTTCAAACCAAGGATGAACAGATAAATTTCTTGAAGAGAACGTTCGAAAATTTCAGTAAGGAAGAGGTTGTTTCATTCAGTTTCACTAGTCTTATAAACATACCTTTACATGATATTGATTTTGGATGGGGAAAACCTTTATGGACAACAGTAACTGCTATGTCTACCAAGAATGTTATCATTTTACTTCCAATAAAAGATGGGTTGGGCATAGAGGCATTGTTTACATCGAAAGAGGAAGACATGGCTAAGTTTGAGCTCGATAATCAGCTTCTTCAGTATGTTTCAACTCCAACATTGAAGCTAGATGCTCATTCAAGGTTGTGA